TAGTGGAAAAATGAAAGATGTAACAATACAACGTGGAGGATCTTGCAACAACGACAATACTTGTCACGATACATGTCCGGGATGTAAGAACACACAATGTATTTTCAGCCAGTGCGTTTGTTCTCAATGTAACAC
This sequence is a window from Camelina sativa cultivar DH55 unplaced genomic scaffold, Cs unpScaffold22876, whole genome shotgun sequence. Protein-coding genes within it:
- the LOC109132114 gene encoding defensin-like protein 266 — its product is KMKDVTIQRGGSCNNDNTCHDTCPGCKNTQCIFSQCVCSQCNTPRTSLRVESHM